From the Devosia sp. FJ2-5-3 genome, the window TCGGGCGTAATGCCCAGTGCCTGGATCGAGCGGTTGTCCGGCGTGTAATACCGGGCCGTGGTTAGCCGCATAGCCCCGTCTGGGCCAAGCGAAATGATCGACTGCACCGATCCCTTGCCAAAGGAGCGCGTCCCGACCAGCGTTGCGCGCTTGTGATCCTGGAGGGCGCCGGCGACGATTTCCGAGGCCGAGGCGGAGCCGCCATTGATCAGAACGACGAGCGGCACGTCGGTCAGGCGCTTGTCGAGCGGATCGGACTGCGCATCGTAACGGGCACTCTCGCGCTCCGAGCGACCGCGCGTCCACACGACCGCGCCGCGGTTGAGGAAGGCATCGGCAACATAGACGGCCTGATCGACGAGGCCTCCCGGATTGTTGCGAAGGTCGAGGATGATGCCCTTCGGCGCGACGTCATCGCGCTCCTCGTAGATTTCCTTGATGGCCGCTTCGATGCCCACAAAGGCCTGGGCGGAAAAGCGGGAAAGCCTGAGCAGGGCGACATCACCCTCCATCGACCAGCGCACGGCGCGCATCGAAATGGTCGCGCGCGTCAGATCGAAGGTCAGGGGTTCTGCCACGCCTTCGCGTACGACCGTGACCTTGATGTTGGTGCCGATGGGGCCGCGCATGGTGTCGACCGCCTTGTCGAGCGACAGACCCTGAACCGAGGTGCCGTCGAGTTCGACGATCAGATCGTTGGCCATGATCCCGGCCCGGGCGGCCGGCGTGTCGTCGATCGGCGACACCACCTTGATGACGCCCTCTTCCATCGTCACCTCGATCCCGAGGCCCCCGAACTGGCCCGAAATATCTTCGCGCGTGTCGTTGTAATCGGCCGGCGGCAGATAGCCCGAATGGGGATCGAGAGACGTCAGCATGCCCTGGATGGCGGCGCGGATCAGCTCCTCTTCATCGGGCGGATCCACATATTCGGCGCGGATACGGTCGAAGATCTCTCCGAAGAGATTGAGATCGGCATAGATTTCGAGCGGATCGCGCGGCGCGGCGTTGCGCTCTGCGGCCGTGGGCTCGGGTTCTTCGCCACTAGGGTTCGGCGCCTCCACCGGAGCCTCTGGGGCCGGTGTCTGATCCTGTGCAATCAGCACGGTTGCCGGCACGAGCAGCGCCACGCCAAGAGCGGCAGCGCGGAGTGTGGACAAGCGCATGGATTTTCTATCCCGTCTGTTCGTTCGGAGCCCACCACCCATCCGGGTCGAAAGGCCGGTTGTTCTGTCGAAGTTCAATATAAAGGGTCGGTTGGGCGTTACCAGCGCTGGTCGTCACGGTTCGTCCAATTGTGCGTGAACCCATCTGACCCAGGGGTTCCCCCATTTGCACAAACTGACCGATATCCACGCTGATGGTTTCAAGGCCGGCCAGCAAGGCCGTATAGCCCTGTCCGGTATTTAAGATGATGATCTGGCCGTAATTGAGGTAAGGGCCTTTATAGAGCACCCAGCCATCTGCCGGCGCCACGACCTGCGCTTCGGCCCGGGTAACCACCGATTGGCCCTGGGAAATACCGCCGCGACCATCGCCCGAACCGAATTCGAGCACGGTCACGCCATTGGCCGGCTGGGAGAGATAGCCGCGCGCCAGCGGGAAGGGCACGGCCGGTTCGGTTCGCGCCGCATTGGCCAGCGCCACCCTGATGGCCTCGGGCGAGAGACCGGGTAAGTCTTCTGCCGGTTGCGGCGTGGCGCTATTGGCCGCCCGTGCCGAGAGCGCATCGATCAATTCGCGCAGAGTGGCGGCGCGCTCGGCCAGTTCAACCGCTTCGCGCTCCTGGCTGTCCAGTTCGATTCCGCGCTGGGAAATGCCCTGCCGACGCGCTGCAATCAGCGTGGCGATGCGCAATTGCTCCTCTTCGAGCACGGCGTGGTTGGCCTTGAGCGTTTCCTCCTCGGCCAGGGCCTGCTCCTTGATCGAGGTCAGTTCCTTGAGGTCGACAGCGACGCTATCGGCTCTGGCGCGCAATTGAGGAACGATCGCGGCGATCAGCATGGCGCCGCGAGCCGAGCCAAGGGCGTCGCTGGGGTCGACAATAAGGGCGGGCGGGGGATTGAGGGAAATCCGCTGCAGAGCGGCCAGGACGTTGGCGATCTCGGCGTCCGCGCCATCGAGGCGTCCGCGTACCCCGAGTTCGGCCACGATCAGCTCCGAGATGCGCTCCTCGACATCGGCAACTTCGATTTCGGCCATCTTGACCCGCTGCCCGGCGGCGATCAGAGCGGCATTCTGCTGGGTGCGGTCGCCTTCCATCTCCGCGATTTCGGCCTTGAGCGCTTCGATCCGCTCCCGGCTGAGGTTCAGGGACGCTTCAACTTCTTCCAGATCGGTTGCGCTGGCCGAGACAGTCGCCTGCCCGGCATCCTGAGCCATATCTTCCTGAACGACGGCGTCCGGAGTGGCGCCCTGGGTGGCAGTTTCGGGCACATCGCCAGTCGGCGCGGCCCTATCGGGTGCCGGCGCCGTCTCGGTCTGGGCCAGAAGCGGCAGAGCGGCAAGCGTGAACAGGGCAAGGCCTGCCAAGGCAGCTCTGACTATGCTTCCCGGTCCTGCCGGCATGGCAACTCCTTACAGGGGCCAAAGGGCCCGAATCATCTCAGCGCACCTTACCAACAGGTCGGCAAACCGCTGGTTAATTCCGCTTAACCATAAATTTGCGCATCAGGCCTGAGCCGATTAGAGCCTGGCTGGGTCCAAACTGTGACCTGGCGCACGTTAATCGCCGCGATGATAGGGGTGGCCGGAAAGGATAGTGGTTGCCCGGTACAATTGCTCGGCGAGCATGATGCGCACCAATTGGTGCGGCCACACCATGGGCGAGAAGCTGAGCATGAGGTCGCTGGCGCGGGTGAAGTCGGGATCGAGGCCATCGGCGCCGCCGATGACGAAACTGGCTGCCGGGCGGCCCTCGTCGCGCCAGCGCAGGAGCAGCGCCGCAAAGGCCTCTGAACCCAGGCCCTTTCCCCTCTCGTCGAGCGAGACGATGATGCCGGAGGGCAGGGCACTCTTGAGCGCCTTGGCCTCTTCCGCCTTGCGTGCCGGCGCGGAGCTCGCACGCGATTCCGCCAGCTCGATACAATCGAAATGGGTCAGGGCAAGAGGCTTGCCGCTTGCGGTTGCACGGTCAAGATAACGGGCCACGAGCTCTCGCTCG encodes:
- a CDS encoding S41 family peptidase; amino-acid sequence: MRLSTLRAAALGVALLVPATVLIAQDQTPAPEAPVEAPNPSGEEPEPTAAERNAAPRDPLEIYADLNLFGEIFDRIRAEYVDPPDEEELIRAAIQGMLTSLDPHSGYLPPADYNDTREDISGQFGGLGIEVTMEEGVIKVVSPIDDTPAARAGIMANDLIVELDGTSVQGLSLDKAVDTMRGPIGTNIKVTVVREGVAEPLTFDLTRATISMRAVRWSMEGDVALLRLSRFSAQAFVGIEAAIKEIYEERDDVAPKGIILDLRNNPGGLVDQAVYVADAFLNRGAVVWTRGRSERESARYDAQSDPLDKRLTDVPLVVLINGGSASASEIVAGALQDHKRATLVGTRSFGKGSVQSIISLGPDGAMRLTTARYYTPDNRSIQALGITPDIEIKQVVPEEFQGRDEIIGEAALEGHITIEGQEETSVGSSVYVPIEKTEDTQLQYALRLINGQETHEAFPPKAE
- a CDS encoding peptidoglycan DD-metalloendopeptidase family protein, which codes for MAGLALFTLAALPLLAQTETAPAPDRAAPTGDVPETATQGATPDAVVQEDMAQDAGQATVSASATDLEEVEASLNLSRERIEALKAEIAEMEGDRTQQNAALIAAGQRVKMAEIEVADVEERISELIVAELGVRGRLDGADAEIANVLAALQRISLNPPPALIVDPSDALGSARGAMLIAAIVPQLRARADSVAVDLKELTSIKEQALAEEETLKANHAVLEEEQLRIATLIAARRQGISQRGIELDSQEREAVELAERAATLRELIDALSARAANSATPQPAEDLPGLSPEAIRVALANAARTEPAVPFPLARGYLSQPANGVTVLEFGSGDGRGGISQGQSVVTRAEAQVVAPADGWVLYKGPYLNYGQIIILNTGQGYTALLAGLETISVDIGQFVQMGEPLGQMGSRTIGRTVTTSAGNAQPTLYIELRQNNRPFDPDGWWAPNEQTG
- the rlmH gene encoding 23S rRNA (pseudouridine(1915)-N(3))-methyltransferase RlmH, producing the protein MRVTLAAIGRMKSGPERELVARYLDRATASGKPLALTHFDCIELAESRASSAPARKAEEAKALKSALPSGIIVSLDERGKGLGSEAFAALLLRWRDEGRPAASFVIGGADGLDPDFTRASDLMLSFSPMVWPHQLVRIMLAEQLYRATTILSGHPYHRGD